One genomic region from Streptomyces sp. NBC_00582 encodes:
- the trmB gene encoding tRNA (guanosine(46)-N7)-methyltransferase TrmB — MSDSVNTPEVPSPAPGEHHPGQSVRHTRAKGEPRFPDGPKADPAGSHFERRIRSFQPRRSRVTAGQADALQRLWSRWGLDIDGHAVDLAELFGNDGPVVLEIGFGMGEATAQMAAADPDTNLLAVDVHTPGQGNLLNLADQGGLDNVRVANGDAIILLREMLKPDSLAGLRVYFPDPWPKKRHHKRRLIQPEFLDLAATRLRPGAIVHCATDWEPYAEQMLDVLTAHPDFENTQADGGFAPRPAFRPLTRFEGQGLDKGHAVNDLLFRRVQHGDR, encoded by the coding sequence GTGTCTGATTCCGTGAACACCCCCGAAGTCCCCAGCCCCGCTCCCGGCGAGCACCACCCGGGCCAGTCCGTCCGGCATACCCGGGCCAAGGGGGAGCCGCGCTTCCCCGACGGCCCCAAGGCCGACCCGGCCGGGTCGCACTTCGAGCGGCGGATCAGGAGCTTCCAGCCGCGGCGCAGCCGGGTGACGGCCGGACAGGCCGACGCCCTGCAGCGGCTGTGGTCGCGGTGGGGCCTCGACATCGACGGGCACGCCGTCGACCTCGCCGAGCTGTTCGGGAACGACGGACCCGTGGTGCTGGAGATCGGGTTCGGGATGGGCGAGGCCACCGCGCAGATGGCGGCCGCCGACCCGGACACCAACCTCCTCGCCGTGGATGTGCACACCCCCGGCCAGGGCAATCTGCTCAACCTCGCGGACCAGGGCGGGCTGGACAACGTCCGGGTCGCCAACGGCGACGCGATCATCCTGCTGCGGGAGATGCTGAAGCCCGACTCGCTCGCCGGGCTGCGCGTCTACTTCCCCGACCCCTGGCCCAAGAAGCGCCACCACAAGCGGCGCCTCATCCAGCCGGAGTTCCTCGACCTGGCCGCGACGCGGCTGCGGCCGGGGGCGATCGTGCACTGCGCGACCGACTGGGAGCCGTACGCGGAACAGATGCTGGACGTCCTCACCGCGCACCCCGACTTCGAGAACACGCAGGCCGACGGCGGGTTCGCGCCCCGGCCCGCGTTCCGGCCGCTGACCCGTTTCGAGGGCCAGGGGCTGGACAAGGGGCATGCGGTGAACGACCTCCTCTTCCGTCGCGTACAGCACGGCGATCGCTGA
- the lhgO gene encoding L-2-hydroxyglutarate oxidase encodes MQVVAYDCDVLVVGGGIVGLSTAYAITRSAPGTRVTVLEKELGPARHQTGRNSGVIHSGIYYRPGSLKARYAVRGAAEMTKFCAEYGIAHDVTGKLIVATERDELPRLHALVQRGRENGIPVRELGGPQIAEYEPEVRGLAAIHVGTTGICDFTAVARQLGQASGAEIRYGAEVVRIDRRPERGVAVLTARGDVVRGRVLVNCAGLYCDGIARMTGDEPGVRIVPFRGEYYELARPELVRGLVYPVPDPAFPFLGVHLTRGVDGGVHVGPNAVPALAREGYDWSVVRPREVLATAAWPGVWRMGRRHWRYGAGELRRSVSKGAFVQAVRRLLPAVREEDLVPTTAGVRAQAVLRDGGLVDDFLIREGARAVHVLNAPSPAATASLPIGREVARRALEVLGTR; translated from the coding sequence GTGCAGGTGGTGGCGTACGACTGTGATGTGCTCGTCGTCGGCGGGGGCATCGTCGGGCTGTCCACGGCGTATGCGATCACGCGGAGTGCGCCGGGGACCCGGGTGACCGTGCTGGAGAAGGAGCTGGGACCGGCCCGGCATCAGACCGGGCGGAACAGCGGGGTGATCCACAGCGGGATCTACTACCGGCCCGGGTCGCTGAAGGCACGGTACGCGGTGCGCGGTGCCGCGGAGATGACCAAGTTCTGCGCGGAGTACGGCATCGCGCACGACGTCACCGGCAAGCTGATCGTCGCCACCGAGCGGGACGAGCTGCCGCGGCTGCACGCGCTCGTGCAGCGCGGCCGGGAGAACGGGATACCGGTGCGCGAGCTGGGCGGCCCCCAGATCGCGGAGTACGAGCCGGAGGTGCGGGGTCTCGCGGCGATCCACGTCGGGACGACCGGGATCTGCGACTTCACGGCGGTCGCCCGGCAGCTCGGGCAGGCGTCCGGGGCGGAGATCCGGTACGGCGCCGAGGTGGTGCGGATCGACCGGCGGCCCGAGCGGGGGGTGGCCGTGCTCACCGCGCGCGGGGACGTCGTGCGGGGCCGGGTGCTGGTGAACTGCGCCGGGCTGTACTGCGACGGAATCGCCCGGATGACCGGGGACGAGCCGGGCGTGCGGATCGTCCCGTTCCGCGGCGAGTACTACGAGCTGGCGCGACCGGAGCTGGTGCGGGGACTGGTGTATCCGGTGCCGGACCCGGCGTTCCCGTTCCTCGGGGTGCATCTGACCAGGGGTGTCGACGGCGGGGTGCACGTGGGCCCCAATGCCGTGCCGGCGCTGGCCCGGGAGGGGTACGACTGGTCGGTCGTACGGCCCCGGGAGGTACTGGCGACGGCGGCGTGGCCCGGGGTGTGGCGAATGGGGCGCCGGCACTGGCGGTACGGGGCGGGCGAGCTGCGGCGGTCGGTGTCCAAGGGGGCGTTCGTGCAGGCGGTGCGGCGGTTGTTGCCTGCGGTGCGGGAGGAGGACCTCGTGCCGACGACGGCGGGGGTGCGGGCGCAGGCCGTCCTGCGGGACGGAGGCCTCGTGGACGACTTCCTGATCCGGGAGGGCGCCCGGGCGGTCCATGTGCTGAACGCGCCCTCACCGGCGGCGACGGCCTCGCTGCCGATCGGCCGGGAGGTGGCCCGACGGGCCCTGGAGGTGCTCGGCACCCGGTGA
- a CDS encoding MFS transporter — MSREQRGPNEKLGAVLALAGISNAGLARRVNDLGAQRGLTLRYDKTSVARWVSKGMVPQGAAPHLIAAAIGQKLGRPVPLHEIGLADADPAPEVGLAFPRDVAQAVRSATELYRLDLAGRRAGSGGIWQSLAGSFAVSAYATPASRWLITPADSSVAREAHSLEGTGAPLKVGHSDVQKLREAAEDARRWDSKYGGGDWRSSMVPECLRVEAAPLLLGSYSDEVGRALFGASAELTRLAGWMAFDTGQQEAAQRYYIQALRLARAAADVPLGGYVLASMSLQATYRGFGDEGVDLAQAALERNRGLATARTMSFFRLVEARAHARAGDAQAAGAALKAAESWLERAREGDHDPSWLGFYSYDRFAADAAECYRDLKAPRQVRRFTEQALSQPTEEFVRSHGLRLVVSAVAELESGNLDAACEQGVRAVEVAGRISSARTTEYVKDLLHRLEPYGDEPRVVELRERARPLLMAPA; from the coding sequence ATGTCCAGGGAGCAACGCGGGCCGAACGAAAAGCTCGGCGCCGTTCTCGCCCTCGCGGGAATCAGCAACGCAGGACTCGCGCGACGCGTCAACGACCTTGGCGCTCAACGCGGGTTGACTCTTCGCTACGACAAGACGTCCGTGGCGCGCTGGGTGTCGAAGGGCATGGTGCCGCAGGGCGCCGCGCCGCACCTCATCGCGGCCGCCATCGGGCAGAAGCTCGGCCGCCCCGTGCCGCTCCACGAGATCGGCCTGGCGGACGCCGACCCCGCGCCCGAAGTGGGCCTCGCCTTCCCCAGGGACGTCGCCCAGGCCGTGCGCTCGGCGACGGAGCTGTACCGCCTCGACCTCGCCGGCCGCCGGGCCGGTTCGGGGGGCATCTGGCAGTCCCTGGCCGGATCATTCGCAGTAAGCGCATACGCAACGCCCGCGTCACGCTGGCTGATAACCCCGGCCGACAGTTCGGTGGCGCGGGAGGCCCACTCCCTGGAGGGGACCGGCGCACCGCTCAAAGTCGGCCACAGTGATGTGCAGAAGCTGCGGGAGGCCGCCGAGGACGCCAGGCGGTGGGACTCCAAGTACGGGGGCGGCGACTGGCGTTCGTCGATGGTGCCGGAGTGCCTGCGGGTGGAGGCCGCGCCGCTGCTGCTCGGCTCGTACTCCGACGAGGTCGGGCGGGCCCTGTTCGGGGCGAGCGCCGAACTGACCCGGCTGGCCGGGTGGATGGCCTTCGACACCGGTCAGCAGGAGGCCGCCCAGCGGTACTACATCCAGGCGCTGCGGCTCGCCCGCGCGGCGGCGGACGTGCCGCTCGGGGGGTATGTGCTGGCATCGATGTCGCTTCAGGCGACGTACCGGGGCTTCGGCGACGAGGGCGTCGACCTCGCCCAGGCGGCCCTGGAGCGCAACCGGGGGCTGGCGACCGCCCGCACGATGAGCTTCTTCCGGCTCGTCGAGGCACGCGCGCATGCCCGCGCGGGGGACGCGCAGGCCGCGGGCGCGGCGCTGAAGGCGGCGGAGAGCTGGCTGGAGCGGGCGCGGGAGGGCGATCACGATCCTTCGTGGCTCGGGTTCTACTCCTACGACCGGTTCGCCGCCGACGCGGCCGAGTGCTACCGGGATCTGAAGGCGCCTCGGCAGGTGCGGCGCTTCACCGAGCAGGCGCTGTCCCAGCCGACGGAGGAGTTCGTGCGGTCGCACGGGCTCAGGCTGGTCGTGTCGGCGGTGGCCGAGCTGGAGTCGGGGAATCTCGACGCGGCGTGCGAGCAGGGGGTGCGGGCCGTGGAGGTCGCGGGGCGGATCTCGTCCGCGCGGACCACGGAGTACGTGAAGGATCTGCTGCATCGGCTCGAGCCGTATGGGGACGAGCCGCGGGTGGTGGAGCTGCGGGAGCGGGCTCGGCCCTTGCTGATGGCTCCGGCGTAG